CGATGAGCTGGCCCTCCCTCACGCGGTCTCCCGGCTTCACCACCACGGCGCTGAAGTGGAGGTACTGCGTCTCCAGCCCATCACCGTGGGAGACAACGACGTAGTTCGCGTACGGAGCGAACTTCTCGTCGCAGCCACCCTTCGTGCTGTCACCACGCGCCAGGCGCACCACACCGTCGCGCGCGGCGACGATGGGAGTGCCATCCGGCATGCGGAAGTCCCAAGCGTACGTGTCGTTGTGCTGATGGCTGCCGGTGTCGTGTCCCTGGCTCACCGTGTGGATGCGGCCACAGGAGAAGGGGACGCCGACCTCGGGCATGTTGTCCGAGTGGTTGGCAGTCGAGTGGGGAACCGAGGGCGCCGAAGCCAGGAGGGAGCTTACGAGGAGGGCGGAGAGGTTCATATCGGGGCGGGCAGGAAACGGAGGCAAGTGCCCCCGATATTTCCCACGTCATTTTCGCAGATGCCCGCGCGCCCTGCGACCAGGGGTGCTGTGCTCCGTTCTCCTTCCTGGAGGAGTACACGCATGCCCGTAGAGGGAAGAACGCGTCTTTGGCGCTGGAGTCTCTGCCTGCTCGTCTGCTGGACGGCCTGCCGCAGCGGACCCGAAGCACTGCCCACTTCCGCTCCGGAATCAACCTCGCGCACCCATGTCGCCACTCTGGCGCTGGTGGGGGTGAAGGTGCTCCCGATGACGGGTGGAGACGGAGTGCTGGAGGATCAGACGGTGCTGGTGGACGGGGACCGCATCGTCGCGCTGGGACCGACGGCTTCCACGCCCGTCCCCGAGGGAGCGACGCGGGTGGAGGGGCGTGGACGCTGGCTGATGCCGGGGCTGGCGGACATGCACCTGCACCTCCAGCAGGGGACCGGGACGGCGGGCGACAACGCGGGGCTGCAAATGCGGCTACTGCTGGCCAACGGCGTCACCACCGCGCGGGCGCTGGGTGCCGCGCCGACGGGACTGGAGCTGCGCGCGCGGGTGGCGAAGGGCGAGGTGCTGGGGCCCCGGCTGCTGGTGTCCGGCCCCTCCTTCCATGGCAAGTCGGTGCAGGGGCCCGAGGCGGCGCGCCAGCGCGTACGCGAGCAGAAGGCCGCGGGCTTCGACCTGCTCAAGACGCACGGCGGGCTGGGGCGCGAGACGTACGACGCGATGATGGCCGAGGCGAAGGCGCAGGGGCTGCGCGTGAACGGCCACGTGACGCCGGATGTGGGGCTGGCGCACGCGCTGGCCTCGGGGCAGCAGTTGGAGCACCTCGACGGGTGGCTCGCCGCGCTGCTGCCACCGGGTGACCCGGCGGTGGTGGACCAGCTCGACTTCACCGACGCGCTGGAGCGGATGGACGCGGCGCGCATCCCCGCACTGGCGGAGGCCACGCGGAAGGCGGGAGTGTGGAGCTCGCCCACGCTGGAGCTCTTCGAGCTGCTCTCGAGCGCCGACCAACTCGACATGCTGCGGGCGAGGCCGGAGCTGCGCTACGCGCCCCCAGCGGCGGTGGAGGCGTGGACGAAGGCCCTTTCCGACCCGGAGCTGACGGGAGCACCCGCCGCGCGAAGGCAGCGCTTCGTGGAGCTGCGGCGTCAGGTGGTGCGGGGACTGCACACGGCGGGAGCGGGACTGCTGGTGGGCTCGGACTCGCCGCAGTTCTTCATGGTGACGGGCTTCGCGGTGCACCGGGAGATGGAGGCCATGGCCGCGGCGGGGTTGCCGGCGCACGCGGTGCTGGAGGCGGCCACGCGCGGCGCGGCGGAGTACCTGGGCGAGTCCGCCGAGTGGGGCACGGTGGCGCCCGGCCGCCGCGCGGACCTGCTGCTGCTGGACGCGGACCCGCGCAAGGACGTGCGCAACACGCGCGCTCTCTCCGGCGTGGTGTTGCGCGGCCGGTGGCTGCCACGCGCGGAGCTGGACGCGATGCTGGCGGAGGTGGAGTCGGCGGTGAAGGCGAAGGCGCCCTGAGCCTGGAGTGCGTCGTCCTCCCCTCCCCCGCTCACTTCCCCTCGCGCTGGCGCAGCCAGTTAGCGATGGCACGCTCGCACTCGGCATGGCGGTCGAGGAAGGCGAAGTGCCCGCTGTCCACCTCCACATAGGTCGCGAGCTTGCCCAGGCGCTCGGCGAAGGCGCGCATGGAGCGCGTGGGCATCATGGAGTCGGTCCGCCCCTGCACCACCAGCGTGGGGACCTGGTGCGTGGGCGCCTGCGACACGGCCCCGGAGACGAGGACCAGGCCCCGCAGCTCGATGCGGGGATGGGAGACCCGGCTCACGAGGACGCTGGCCCCCGCGCCTCCATTGGACAGCCCGCCCAGATAGACGCGGCGGATGCCCCAGCTCGCGAGCCAGTCCAGCGTCGCCTCCAGCGTGCGCTCCCCCTGGGGTGACCACCAGTCCCCGGCGGGGCCCACCGAGGGGCAGACAGTGAGCGCGGAGATGGCCTGGGCCGCCCGCGCCATCTGCCAGCAATACACGGCGAAGTTGCCCGCGTAGCCATGGAGGAAGACGACGGCCGTATCGGACGAAGCGCCGTCGGGCGGCGAGATGACCAACGTGTCGAAGGACTTCGAGGATTGGAGGCCCAGGTACGTGGCGACGGCGGGAGTGGCGAACGCGCCCTCGGCGGCGTCCATCCGGTCGAACGCGGACTCCAGCGCGGAGATGAAGTCGCGCGAATCCGAGCGCGGCACGCCACCGGACAGCACCAGCGCGTGGGCCGCGAGCAGCGTTCCATCCCGCTCGGCGACAAGGCGGTTCACCCACCGGTGGCCCCGGTCCGGCAGGCGCAGGGTCTCCACGTGGGTGCCGTCCGCGAACACCATTCGCGCCAGGGCGATGAGCAGCAGGACAGCGAGCCCCGCCCGCGTCAGCCCCCGGCGCTTCCGCCAGGGCCGCGACACGAGTCCGGCCGACACGAGCGCGAAACCCACGGCGTAACCCCAGCCCGAAGGCGAAGCGCCGACGAAGCCCGCGGCGGCCAGCAGCAGCAGGGCCCACGGGACGGCGACGAGCCCCAGGACGAACCCGAGCCACCCCCTCCGCCGCGACACCACCGCCGGAGGTGCAATGGAGCCGGACAGCGGCTGCATCACGAACAGGGAAGACGAAGAGGCCATGCAACCGAGCATGCGGGCCCGGGCCCGCATGCTGGACCGCCCGAGGCCGAGCGGTCCGGAAGCGACGGTGAGCGGCCGCTCGCGCCCGCCGGAATGACGCACCCGGCTGAGGCCACCCGACCCGAGCGGCGCCGGGCCGCCCGCCTGCCTTTGAACTTAGTGACTGGTCACTTGTTAAGTTTGGCGTTATCCTCTGGGTGAAATGGCCTCGAAGACCTCTCCGCCGGAAGGGCAGCGCCCTCCCCGCCGCACCCAGCAGGAGCGCCGCGAGACGACGCGCCGCAAGCTGCTGGACGCCACCATCTCCACGCTGGTGGAGCTGGGCCATGCGCGGCTGACGACGGTGGAGGTCGCGAAGCGGGCGGGTCTCTCGCAGGGCGCCCTCTTCACGCACTTCGACACCAAGGAGGAGCTGCTCGCCGCGGCGGTGGAGCACCTCTTCCCGCGCATCATCCAGGACTACCTGGCGGGCGTCGGGGCCCGGCCGTCGAGCAGGGACCGCGTCGCGGCGGCGGTGGACATGCTGTGGGCCGCGTACCAGCGCCCGGAGCTGCAGGCAGCCATCGAGCTGTACGTGGCGGCGCGCACGGACCCGGAGCTGCGGGCGGCGCTGGAGGCGGTGGACGGGCCGCACCGGGAGAACCTGCACCGCGTCGCTCGCGAGCTGTTCCCCGAGGTGGCCACCACGCACCCCGACTTCGACGCGGTGGTGGAATTGGCGCTGGACGCGGTGCAGGGCGCCGTTGTCGGAGGCAGCGCCCGGCCGAACGACCCGGCCCACCGCCGCATGCTGGACACACTCACGCGCTTCATGCGCACCGCGTTCTCACCCACCCCGGAGCGGCCTCGCCGCCGCTCCCGTCCATAGGAGGCCCAGCATGGACGCAGCACGCATCCCCGACCTCATCACCCCCGCCATTCCCGTCTTCCTCATCACGGTCATCGCCGAGGCGTTCTGGGTGAAGAAGCTGCGGGACGAGGGACGGCCGCTGGTGGGCCATACCTGGAAGGACTCCATCGCCAGCATGTCGATGGGGCTGGGCAACGCGGCCATCAACCTGGGGTGGAAGTTCGTCGCCTTCGCCGGCTACCTCGCGCTCTACCACCTGACGCCGCTGCGCATGGGCACGGGCGTGGTGGCCTGGGTGCTGCTCTTCTTCGCAGAGGACCTCTGCTACTACTGGTTCCACCGCGTCCACCACGAGAGCCGCTTCTTCTGGGCGTCCCACGTGGTGCACCACTCCAGCCAGCACTACAACCTCTCCACGGCGCTGCGGCAGACGTGGACGCCGCCCACGGCCTGGGTGTTCTGGGCGCCGCTGGCGCTGCTGGGCTTCCACCCGGTGATGATTGTCGTGCAGCAGGGCGTCAGCCTGCTCTACCAGTACTGGATTCACACCGAGGCCATCGGCCGGCTGCCGCGCCCGCTGGAGTGGTTGCTGAACACGCCGTCGCACCACCGCGTGCACCACGCCGCCAACCCGCGCTACCTCGACAAGAACTACGCGGGCATCCTCATCATCTGGGACCGGCTCTTCGGCACCTTCGAGCCCGAGGGCGAGAAGCCCGTGTACGGGCTGACGAAGAACCTCCAGACGCACAACCCGCTGCGCATCGCCTTCCACGAGTTCGGGGCCATTGCCCGTGACGCGCTGAAGCCCGGCCCGTGGCGGCACCGGCTGGGCTACGTCTTCCGCAACCCGGCCTGGAAGCCGGAGCCGCTGACGCCTCCCTCGGCGCCGCCGTCGCCGGAAGCCGCCCGGCCGTCGGCCTGAAGTCTCCTCCAGTGTCGGGCCCTCCCCCCGGAGGGCCGTGAGGTGTTGAGCACTGGGCCTCCGTGAGGGCCCTGTCCTCATGCTGCCCTCGCGTGCGGCTTCCCACCCGCATGCGGAGGCGCTAAGCCACACGGCACCTTCCGCGCGAGCAGCCGAGGAGAAAGAGGAGCCATGACCGAGCGTGAGCTGTGGCAGCGGTACCAGCGTTATCTGTGCGTCGTGCCGTCCGTGGGGTTCACGCTCGACGTCTCGCGCATGCACTTCCCGGCGGACTTCCTGGAGCGGATGCGCCCGCTCATGGAAGAGGCCTTCACGTCCATGGAGGCGCTGGAGAAGGGCGCCATCGCCAACCCGGATGAGCAGCGCATGGTGGGCCACTACTGGCTGCGCGCGCCGGAGCTGGCCCCGGAGCCGGGGCTGAAGAAGGAAATCACCGACATGGTGGCGGCCGTCCACGACTTCGCGCGGAACGTGCACGCCGGCAAGGTGAAGCCGCAGAAGGCGCAGCGCTTCACACATCTCCTATTGGTGGGCATCGGCGGCTCGGCGCTGGGGCCGCAGCTGGTGGCGGACGCGCTGGGCACGGCGACGGACACGATGCAGGTGTCCTTCTTCGACAACACGGACCCTGACGGCATGGACCGGGTGCTGGCGCAGCTGGGTGACAGGCTGGCGGAGACGCTCACGCTGGTCCTCACCAAGTCGGGCGGCACCAAGGAGACGCGCAACGGCATGCTGGAGACCGAGCGCGCCTACCAGGCGAAGGGGCTCGACTTCAGCAAGCACGCGGTGGCCGTCACGGGGACGGGCAGCGAGATGGACAAGCACGCGCGCAAGCAGGGCTGGCTGCGCACCTTCCCGATGTGGGACTGGGTCGGCGGCCGCACGTCGGTGCTGTCCGCGGTGGGCCTGCTGCCGGCGCGGCTGCAGGGACTGGACATCGACGGGCTGCTGACGGGCGCGCGGGAGATGGACGCGGCGACGCGGCAGCGCGACGTGGCGAAGAACCCGGCCGCGCTGCTGGCGCTGATGTGGCACCACGCGGGCGGAGGGCGCGGCGCGAAGGACATGGTCATCCTGCCGTACAAGGACCGGCTGCTGCTGATGTCCCGCTACCTCCAGCAGCTCGTCATGGAGTCGCTGGGCAAGGAGAAGGACCTGGACGGCAAGGTGGTGAACCAGGGCATCGCCGTCTACGGGAACAAGGGCTCCACGGACCAGCACGCGTACGTGCAGCAGCTCCGCGAGGGCGTGAACAACTTCTTCGCCACCTTCATCGAGGTGCTGAAGGACCGCCAGGGTGCAACCTTCGAGGTGGAGCCCGGCGTCACCAGCGGGGATTACCTGCTGGGCTTCCTGCTGGGCACGCGCCGCGCGCTGTACGAGAAGGGCCGCGAGTCCATCACCCTCACCGTGCCGGACGTGAGCGCGCACACGGTGGGCGCGCTGATTGCTCTCTACGAGCGCGCGGTGGGCTTCTACGCGAGCCTGGTGCACATCAATGCCTACCACCAGCCGGGTGTGGAGGCGGGCAAGAAGGCCGCGGGCGCGGTGCTGGAGCTGCAGCACAAGCTGACGGCGCGCCTGGGCGAGGCCCGCGCGGAGCCCCGCTCCGCCGAGCAGCTCGCCGCGGACCTCGGCATGCCGGACGAGGTGGAGACGGTGTTCAAGGTGCTGGAGCACCTGGCCGCCAACCCGGACCGGGGCGTGCTGCGCTCCGGAGGCCCGGGGCCCTCGGAGGTGCGCTACCGCGTGAAGTGACGGCGTGGAGACGGCGGGGGGCGCGAGGTCGGGTCGCCCAGCATGGCTACCGGGCCTCGCCCTCGCTGCCACCGAGCCCCGCCCGCTCCTTCCGGCACAGCTCCGCCAGCCAGTCGTAGGCGGCTCGCACGCGCGGGCTTCGCTGCAGGTCCTTGTGGACGACGAGCCACAGGGGCCGCTTCGCCAGGACGCCCGCGCCCACGCGCGTCAGCCGAGAGTCCCGCTCACCGCTGAGGCACGGCAGCAGCGCGACGCCGAGCCCGGCGGCGGCCGCCTCGCGCAGCACGGTGGAACTGTTGCTCTGGAGGAGCCGGCGCGCGCCCGCCGTCAGTCGCTTCAGCTCGTCCGACTCGGCGCCGGAGGTCAGGGCCGCGCGGTAGAGGAGGACACAGTGCCCGCGGAAGTCCCCGGGCCTGGGCGCACCGTGGCGGCGCAGGTAGCCGCGCGCCGCGTACATGGCGAAGGCCACGTCCGCCACCTTCCGCACCACCAGCGCGTCTCCCCGAGGCGGCGCGAGCCGGAGCGCGAGGTCCGCGTCGCCTCGCTGGAGGTCCACCAACTCGCTGCCCGCCACCAGCTCCAGGTCCAGGCCGGGATGGCGCGTGTGCAACTCGCCCAGTCGCGGAGCAATCAAGGCGTGGGCGAGGTACTCGGTGGCGGTGAGTCGCACGGTGCCCACGGCGCGGGCCTCGGTCGCCACGGCGCTGTGCAGCGAGCGCAGGGAGTCCTCCATCTCCCGCGCCCGGGCCACCACCGCCTCCGCGGCCTCCGTGAGGGCGAGCGTCCGTGCGCCGCGCAGCACCAGCCGCGTGCCGAGCGACTTCTCCAGCGCGTCCAGCCTGCGTCCCACCGTGGTGGCATCCACGCGCAGCTCGCGCGCCGCGCCCGCGAGCGAGCCCTGGCGCGCCACCGCCAGCA
Above is a window of Pyxidicoccus trucidator DNA encoding:
- a CDS encoding amidohydrolase family protein yields the protein MTGGDGVLEDQTVLVDGDRIVALGPTASTPVPEGATRVEGRGRWLMPGLADMHLHLQQGTGTAGDNAGLQMRLLLANGVTTARALGAAPTGLELRARVAKGEVLGPRLLVSGPSFHGKSVQGPEAARQRVREQKAAGFDLLKTHGGLGRETYDAMMAEAKAQGLRVNGHVTPDVGLAHALASGQQLEHLDGWLAALLPPGDPAVVDQLDFTDALERMDAARIPALAEATRKAGVWSSPTLELFELLSSADQLDMLRARPELRYAPPAAVEAWTKALSDPELTGAPAARRQRFVELRRQVVRGLHTAGAGLLVGSDSPQFFMVTGFAVHREMEAMAAAGLPAHAVLEAATRGAAEYLGESAEWGTVAPGRRADLLLLDADPRKDVRNTRALSGVVLRGRWLPRAELDAMLAEVESAVKAKAP
- a CDS encoding alpha/beta fold hydrolase; its protein translation is MASSSSLFVMQPLSGSIAPPAVVSRRRGWLGFVLGLVAVPWALLLLAAAGFVGASPSGWGYAVGFALVSAGLVSRPWRKRRGLTRAGLAVLLLIALARMVFADGTHVETLRLPDRGHRWVNRLVAERDGTLLAAHALVLSGGVPRSDSRDFISALESAFDRMDAAEGAFATPAVATYLGLQSSKSFDTLVISPPDGASSDTAVVFLHGYAGNFAVYCWQMARAAQAISALTVCPSVGPAGDWWSPQGERTLEATLDWLASWGIRRVYLGGLSNGGAGASVLVSRVSHPRIELRGLVLVSGAVSQAPTHQVPTLVVQGRTDSMMPTRSMRAFAERLGKLATYVEVDSGHFAFLDRHAECERAIANWLRQREGK
- a CDS encoding TetR/AcrR family transcriptional regulator; translation: MASKTSPPEGQRPPRRTQQERRETTRRKLLDATISTLVELGHARLTTVEVAKRAGLSQGALFTHFDTKEELLAAAVEHLFPRIIQDYLAGVGARPSSRDRVAAAVDMLWAAYQRPELQAAIELYVAARTDPELRAALEAVDGPHRENLHRVARELFPEVATTHPDFDAVVELALDAVQGAVVGGSARPNDPAHRRMLDTLTRFMRTAFSPTPERPRRRSRP
- a CDS encoding sterol desaturase family protein; the encoded protein is MDAARIPDLITPAIPVFLITVIAEAFWVKKLRDEGRPLVGHTWKDSIASMSMGLGNAAINLGWKFVAFAGYLALYHLTPLRMGTGVVAWVLLFFAEDLCYYWFHRVHHESRFFWASHVVHHSSQHYNLSTALRQTWTPPTAWVFWAPLALLGFHPVMIVVQQGVSLLYQYWIHTEAIGRLPRPLEWLLNTPSHHRVHHAANPRYLDKNYAGILIIWDRLFGTFEPEGEKPVYGLTKNLQTHNPLRIAFHEFGAIARDALKPGPWRHRLGYVFRNPAWKPEPLTPPSAPPSPEAARPSA
- a CDS encoding glucose-6-phosphate isomerase, which encodes MTERELWQRYQRYLCVVPSVGFTLDVSRMHFPADFLERMRPLMEEAFTSMEALEKGAIANPDEQRMVGHYWLRAPELAPEPGLKKEITDMVAAVHDFARNVHAGKVKPQKAQRFTHLLLVGIGGSALGPQLVADALGTATDTMQVSFFDNTDPDGMDRVLAQLGDRLAETLTLVLTKSGGTKETRNGMLETERAYQAKGLDFSKHAVAVTGTGSEMDKHARKQGWLRTFPMWDWVGGRTSVLSAVGLLPARLQGLDIDGLLTGAREMDAATRQRDVAKNPAALLALMWHHAGGGRGAKDMVILPYKDRLLLMSRYLQQLVMESLGKEKDLDGKVVNQGIAVYGNKGSTDQHAYVQQLREGVNNFFATFIEVLKDRQGATFEVEPGVTSGDYLLGFLLGTRRALYEKGRESITLTVPDVSAHTVGALIALYERAVGFYASLVHINAYHQPGVEAGKKAAGAVLELQHKLTARLGEARAEPRSAEQLAADLGMPDEVETVFKVLEHLAANPDRGVLRSGGPGPSEVRYRVK
- a CDS encoding LysR family transcriptional regulator, which codes for MRWDDLRYLLAVARQGSLAGAARELRVDATTVGRRLDALEKSLGTRLVLRGARTLALTEAAEAVVARAREMEDSLRSLHSAVATEARAVGTVRLTATEYLAHALIAPRLGELHTRHPGLDLELVAGSELVDLQRGDADLALRLAPPRGDALVVRKVADVAFAMYAARGYLRRHGAPRPGDFRGHCVLLYRAALTSGAESDELKRLTAGARRLLQSNSSTVLREAAAAGLGVALLPCLSGERDSRLTRVGAGVLAKRPLWLVVHKDLQRSPRVRAAYDWLAELCRKERAGLGGSEGEAR